The nucleotide sequence AAAGCTGGCGTCGTACCTGAAAAAACAGGGGCGGAACGTGCTGCTCGTTGCCGACGATATCTACCGACCGGCTGCTATTGACCAGTTGAAAGTCCTGGGTGAGCAGGTTGGTGTTGAAGTTTACTCAGAGCCGGAAAATAAAAACGCGGTTCAGATTGCTCAGAACGCCGTTTCACAGGCGCGCAAATCCGGCAAAAAGGTCGTCATTGTTGACACCGCCGGCCGTTTGGCCGTTGACGAAGCCATGATGCAGGAGATTGAAGCCGTGAAACGGGCAATCAATCCAACCGAGACGCTGTTTGTGGTCGATTCCATGACAGGTCAGGATGCGGTCAATACGGCCAAGACCTTTAACGACCGGCTTAACTTCGACGGCGTCGTGCTGACCAAACTCGACGGCGACGCCCGGGGCGGAGCCGCCCTGTCGATCAAGACGGTGGTCAATAAGCCCATCAAGTTCATCAGCACGGGCGAAAAGATGGAAGCCCTCGACGTATTCTACCCCGACCGGATGGCCAGCCGGATTCTGGGTATGGGCGACGTGATTTCGCTGGTTGAGCGGGCGCAGCAGGCTTTCGATGAGGACGAGGCCAAGCGGATCAACGCCAAGATGCGCAAGAACCAGTTCGACTTCGATGACTTCCTCTCGCAGTTGCAACAGATCAAAAAGATGGGAAACGTCAAAGACCTGCTCGGTATGATTCCGGGTATGGGCAAGATGATCAAAGACCTCGACATCGACAACGATTCGTTCAAGCCTATCGAAGCCATCATCAGCTCCATGACGCCGAAGGAGCGCCAGCGCCCCGACATCATTGACGGCAGTCGTAAGAAACGCATTGCCGCCGGCAGTGGTACGAACATCACCCAGGTAAACAACCTGTTGAAGCAGTTCGACGAGATGCGCAAGATGATGAAGAAAATGAACACCATGCAGGCGTCCGGCAAATTGAACAAGCTGATGCGATAGCGTTCGTAAGCGCTCAAAAATCAATACGAAGCCGGTTAATCACTTTTAGGATTGACCGGCTTTTTTAGTCCAAAATGGATTTACCTACCGTTTAATATAAAAGTCTGATACGCACCAAATTATAAAGCCCGAATATATCATATATACAAAACATTTATATTGTTAAATACGATTAGGCTACTATTCTGTTTTGATGTAATAAATATTCTTTATAGATTTCTGTCGAGGCCTCATCTAACTACAATAGCTAACTGTTTACTCTGTATGTCACACTTCACAAAAAGTGCATTGGTAGGCGCATGTCTGCCCTTGTTGCTCGCGTCCTGTCAGATAAGCGAACCGGAGGCCGTGGTTTCTCGCCCCTCAACTCCCCAGGATGTCGTGCGCTTCAACTCTATTTCGGCAGCAGCGCGAGCCGGGGCAACTACCCAGAAATACATCATCACCCTGAGACAAGACGTCAGCCTGGCGGCCTTATTGCCAACTGAGTCAGGCAATTACGATGCCCGCCTTGCCAGTATGCGCGCCCTGTTGGACAAGCTCATTAGTGAAGGCATTGGGCAGCGAGCCGAGCAGGTTTACGTGGCCGCTCTGAAAGGGTTCGCTATCACGCTGACTCCGCAGGAGGTCGCGGTTTTGCAGAAACTGCCCATCGTCGAGTCGGTTGAACCCGACCAGCTGTTTCAGCTAAAGCTTCCCCAGAACGGTGACGTCACGGCGCAGGCGCAGGAAACGCCATGGGGCATTACGCGCATTGGCGGGGCTATAAATTATACGGGTTCGGGTGTTGCCTGGGTTATTGATACCGGCATCGACATGGATCACCCCGATCTGAACGTTAGCCAGACGCGCGGCCGGAATTTTATCCAGAGCGGAGCCTCGCCCGATGACGATAACGGACATGGCTCGCACGTGGCCGGAACGATTGCCGCTAAAAACAATAGTCTGGGCGTCATTGGTGTTGCGGCCGGCGCTACGGTTATTCCGGTGAAGGTACTGGCGGCCAACGGCAGCGGTTCTAATTCGGGTGTAATTGCGGGCGTTGACTTCGTAGCCAGTAATGGCCGGGTAGGCGACGTAGCCAACATGAGTCTGGGTGGCGGTATTTCGACAGCGCTGGATAATGCCGTTGCCAATGCAGCCGCTAAGGGAATCAAGTTTGCCCTGGCGGCCGGAAATGAGTCGCAGAACGCCAACAACTCATCGCCGGGCCGGGTCAATGGCAGCAACATTTATACCGTATCGGCGTTTGATGTCAACAACACTTTCGCCAGTTTCTCAAACTACGGCAACCCACCCATCGACATCTCGGCACCGGGCGTAAGCATCAAATCGACGTATAAAAACGGGGCTTATGCTACCCTGAGCGGCACTTCGATGGCCACGCCCCACGTGGCGGGTATTCTGCTTGCCAACGGCGGCACGCTTCGTTACAATGGTTATGTCACGGGCGACCCCGACGGCAATCCAGACAAGCGCGCTTATCGGTAGAAATCCATTTACGCAATGATTAATGAAACGTAATGCCCGGCCCGTGGTCGGGCATTACGTTTTTATACGCAGGTATCTTTCCGGTAAAACATGCAGTTCGCTCAAGGGTTGACCGTTCACTAACCCGTTCGTACACAAGCGATTTTAAAACGACTAATATTCATCAGTGAATCTTCCAATCCTTAAACCTGACGATTATGTTAGTCATTCCCGGTCGACGAGTTCCCAAAAAAGACTTACCTCCTATTCTGTTCCGCAAACGCGTTACACTCGATATGGGCGATACGTTCTTTGTGGGCGCTTACACCAAAGTATTTCTAAAACTGCGCGGCTTAACGATGGACGACCTTGAGTTTCGCGTACCCGACGGACCGAAAGCCGGGGTAGTGTCGCTCTGTCGCGATGCCGACTACGACCCCACCCGACCCGACGTCATGCTCTGCATTGGCTACGAGCCCGGTACCTACGTCTTTCAGGTAATTGAGCGCAGCACGAACATCATCATGGCTGAGCAGAAATTCCGCGTAACGACCGACTGGCCCGACCAGAAGGCGGGACCGTCTCTATCCTTTGCCGGCATCAGTCAGGAATACGTATCGGGGCCAGCCTGGGGTGGAGGCCCGGCCGGACCGCAGAACGTCAACGTCCTGCCCGCCACCGGAACCCGTCGGCTGGCGGTTCTGCTGATCGACACCGCCGATGGCCGTTACACCACGGACGTGCCTACGCTCGACGGCATCC is from Spirosoma taeanense and encodes:
- a CDS encoding S8 family peptidase, producing the protein MSHFTKSALVGACLPLLLASCQISEPEAVVSRPSTPQDVVRFNSISAAARAGATTQKYIITLRQDVSLAALLPTESGNYDARLASMRALLDKLISEGIGQRAEQVYVAALKGFAITLTPQEVAVLQKLPIVESVEPDQLFQLKLPQNGDVTAQAQETPWGITRIGGAINYTGSGVAWVIDTGIDMDHPDLNVSQTRGRNFIQSGASPDDDNGHGSHVAGTIAAKNNSLGVIGVAAGATVIPVKVLAANGSGSNSGVIAGVDFVASNGRVGDVANMSLGGGISTALDNAVANAAAKGIKFALAAGNESQNANNSSPGRVNGSNIYTVSAFDVNNTFASFSNYGNPPIDISAPGVSIKSTYKNGAYATLSGTSMATPHVAGILLANGGTLRYNGYVTGDPDGNPDKRAYR
- the ffh gene encoding signal recognition particle protein, which codes for MFENLQDKLNKAIKTLKGQGRITEINVASTIKEVRRALTDADVNYKVAKDITDRIRDKAIDRKVLISVEPGQLFVKIVQEELTELMGGEAQSINIKGDPAVILIAGLQGSGKTTFSGKLASYLKKQGRNVLLVADDIYRPAAIDQLKVLGEQVGVEVYSEPENKNAVQIAQNAVSQARKSGKKVVIVDTAGRLAVDEAMMQEIEAVKRAINPTETLFVVDSMTGQDAVNTAKTFNDRLNFDGVVLTKLDGDARGGAALSIKTVVNKPIKFISTGEKMEALDVFYPDRMASRILGMGDVISLVERAQQAFDEDEAKRINAKMRKNQFDFDDFLSQLQQIKKMGNVKDLLGMIPGMGKMIKDLDIDNDSFKPIEAIISSMTPKERQRPDIIDGSRKKRIAAGSGTNITQVNNLLKQFDEMRKMMKKMNTMQASGKLNKLMR